A section of the Solitalea canadensis DSM 3403 genome encodes:
- a CDS encoding MFS transporter: MENLDLKPLKKLNIFAIRGVQMRTFHITWITFFFCFFGWFGIAPLMPLVREQLHLDKQQVGNIMIASVSATIFARLLVGKLCDSVGPRITATILLIVGAIPVLGIGLSNSYESFLLFRLVIGIIGASFVITQFHTSMMFAPNIVGTANAVAGGWGNLGGGVTNLLMPLIAAALVSLGYVDKANSWRLAMIIPGVILLIMAFIYYKYTKDTPAGNFNETERKQTVKQKGSFMIALKDYRTWLLAIAYAACFGIEITIDNVAALFFVDRFETTMILAGALAGIFGMMNLFARAIGGIASDKVGNLYGLKGKGYLLGLLLALEGIGIIWFAQAPSLTLAIIAMLFFAFFLKMANGSTYSIVPFINKNAIGSVSGIVGAGGNLGAVLVGFLFKSTTISYANAFFYIGIGVLIIGVLIGLSRFQFQGEAVKEKVEFQTL; this comes from the coding sequence ATGGAAAACCTCGACTTAAAACCACTTAAAAAGCTTAATATATTTGCCATTCGTGGGGTTCAAATGCGAACCTTTCACATTACCTGGATCACCTTCTTCTTCTGTTTTTTCGGATGGTTTGGTATTGCGCCTCTCATGCCATTAGTGCGTGAACAGCTACACTTAGATAAGCAGCAGGTTGGCAATATTATGATTGCTTCCGTTTCTGCCACCATTTTTGCACGATTATTAGTTGGTAAACTTTGTGATTCGGTTGGACCTCGCATCACAGCTACTATTTTATTAATTGTAGGAGCGATTCCTGTTTTAGGAATAGGACTAAGCAATAGTTACGAAAGCTTTCTATTGTTTAGGTTGGTAATCGGAATAATAGGTGCTTCGTTCGTGATCACTCAATTTCATACATCTATGATGTTTGCCCCCAATATTGTTGGAACAGCAAATGCAGTGGCAGGGGGATGGGGAAATTTAGGTGGAGGCGTTACTAATTTGTTAATGCCATTGATTGCAGCTGCGTTGGTGAGTTTAGGTTATGTGGATAAAGCGAACTCATGGCGTTTGGCGATGATCATTCCCGGTGTCATTCTCCTGATCATGGCATTCATCTATTACAAATACACCAAAGATACACCCGCAGGAAACTTCAATGAAACAGAGCGCAAACAAACCGTAAAACAAAAGGGCAGCTTTATGATCGCTTTAAAAGATTACAGAACCTGGTTGCTTGCCATAGCCTATGCGGCCTGTTTCGGGATTGAAATAACTATCGATAATGTGGCGGCGCTTTTCTTTGTCGACCGCTTTGAAACCACAATGATACTTGCAGGAGCCTTGGCCGGCATATTTGGCATGATGAACTTGTTTGCAAGAGCCATAGGAGGTATTGCCAGTGATAAAGTAGGAAATCTGTATGGTTTAAAGGGGAAAGGATACTTGCTTGGCTTATTGCTGGCCTTAGAAGGCATTGGAATAATATGGTTTGCACAAGCCCCGAGTTTAACGCTGGCAATTATAGCTATGTTATTTTTTGCCTTCTTTCTTAAAATGGCCAATGGTTCCACTTATTCAATTGTTCCTTTTATTAATAAAAATGCCATTGGTAGTGTAAGCGGAATTGTAGGAGCCGGAGGAAATCTAGGAGCAGTACTTGTCGGTTTTCTATTTAAATCCACTACAATTTCTTATGCGAATGCATTTTTCTATATAGGCATTGGT
- a CDS encoding alginate export family protein: MYSKNRFVPPVLCFFLIICSAGSSLAQFSLSAQLRARGEYRSGFSNLLPTTADPASFISQRTRINLGYKWNFLVVGGAIQDVRVWGQDASSISSADGNKLMLHEAWAEVILANKADTSNKLRFIDYLSLKIGRQELIYDDARLIGNLDWLQQARRFDMALLKATHQGWQLDIGYAINQNGEKMSGGFYVPGNVPQYVKNDIGVLVTTPEGMVPLTNPDGVSSASGKPTYSNPPTTNGGNQDYKQFVSLYLSKGIHNTKISGLFFNDAFGKYRTGSTEIGGGLVYGRYFDVKGTANRQTYGLMFLQSFPTIIKNGGLRFQLAYYRQSGNNRDDINLNAYHYTVNASITKGKFSVTPGYDALSGNSTVSTEDRRFDPLYGTPHKFWGYMDYFYAGTGSPAQGLKNAYLKTKITGKYLAFGLDYHHFAVANQLTSTDQTKLGDEIDLTLNYNLNKFTSIDLGYSWMKATEAMAYAKGQLPAASPTSFDATPQWAYLSVTVKPEFIFSK, encoded by the coding sequence ATGTATTCAAAAAATAGATTTGTACCACCCGTTTTGTGCTTTTTTCTGATAATTTGTTCTGCTGGCAGTTCGCTGGCTCAATTCTCATTAAGTGCACAATTAAGGGCCAGGGGAGAATACCGTAGCGGATTTTCCAATTTACTTCCCACCACCGCCGATCCGGCAAGTTTTATTTCTCAAAGAACCCGGATTAACCTTGGATATAAATGGAATTTTCTGGTGGTGGGAGGTGCCATTCAAGATGTAAGAGTTTGGGGCCAAGATGCATCAAGCATTAGCAGTGCCGATGGTAATAAACTGATGTTACACGAGGCTTGGGCAGAAGTAATCTTAGCCAACAAGGCAGATACTTCGAATAAACTCCGATTTATTGATTACCTGTCATTAAAAATTGGTCGCCAAGAGTTGATCTATGATGATGCACGCTTAATTGGCAATCTTGATTGGTTGCAACAAGCCCGACGGTTTGATATGGCCTTGCTTAAAGCAACACATCAAGGATGGCAGTTGGATATTGGTTACGCCATCAATCAAAATGGAGAAAAGATGTCGGGAGGTTTTTATGTGCCTGGCAATGTTCCACAATATGTAAAAAATGATATTGGTGTTTTGGTAACAACACCAGAAGGCATGGTGCCTTTAACCAATCCCGATGGAGTTAGTTCAGCAAGCGGAAAACCAACCTATAGCAATCCACCTACCACTAATGGAGGTAATCAGGATTATAAGCAATTTGTAAGTCTTTATCTAAGCAAAGGAATTCATAATACAAAAATTTCAGGACTATTCTTTAATGATGCTTTTGGAAAGTATAGAACAGGCAGCACTGAAATAGGTGGAGGTTTGGTTTATGGTCGGTATTTCGACGTAAAAGGAACAGCTAACCGACAAACCTATGGATTAATGTTTCTTCAGTCATTTCCAACTATTATAAAAAATGGCGGATTACGATTTCAGCTGGCTTATTATCGCCAGTCGGGAAATAATCGGGACGATATTAATCTGAATGCTTATCACTACACTGTAAATGCAAGCATTACAAAAGGCAAGTTTTCTGTTACGCCCGGATATGATGCTCTATCAGGAAACAGTACTGTTTCAACCGAGGATCGCCGTTTTGATCCATTATACGGAACTCCACATAAATTTTGGGGCTATATGGATTATTTCTATGCAGGAACGGGTTCACCGGCACAAGGACTTAAAAATGCGTACCTGAAAACAAAGATTACGGGAAAATACCTAGCCTTTGGATTAGATTATCATCATTTTGCAGTTGCCAACCAGTTAACCTCTACAGATCAGACCAAGTTAGGTGACGAAATAGATCTTACTCTCAACTATAATTTAAATAAGTTCACCAGTATCGATTTGGGTTATTCGTGGATGAAGGCAACAGAAGCGATGGCCTATGCCAAAGGGCAACTACCTGCAGCTTCTCCAACAAGTTTCGACGCCACACCGCAGTGGGCCTACCTTTCAGTTACCGTTAAACCTGAATTTATCTTTTCAAAATAA
- the nirD gene encoding nitrite reductase small subunit NirD — translation MIEDVLTAWVLACNASDIPENGGACVKVEDEQIAIFNFKRRNEWYATQNLCPHKQQMVLSRGMIGSTGENCEPKVACPFHKNTFSLETGQCLTNDEYQIKVYPVKVENGKVYISLE, via the coding sequence ATGATTGAAGACGTACTAACAGCATGGGTACTGGCCTGTAATGCCAGCGATATTCCTGAAAATGGAGGGGCGTGTGTTAAAGTAGAGGATGAACAAATTGCCATTTTTAATTTTAAACGAAGGAATGAATGGTATGCCACTCAAAATCTTTGTCCACACAAGCAACAAATGGTTTTGTCGCGCGGCATGATTGGTAGTACAGGTGAAAATTGTGAACCAAAAGTTGCCTGCCCATTTCATAAAAACACCTTTTCGCTGGAAACCGGACAATGCCTTACCAATGATGAATATCAAATAAAAGTATATCCGGTTAAGGTTGAAAACGGGAAAGTGTATATAAGCCTGGAGTAA